The Thermodesulfovibrionales bacterium genome contains the following window.
GCTCGTCGGAGCGGGCCTCGGTGCTGCTATCGGGGCAGCTTCAGGCGCTGCGGGGGTTGGTGCGGCCATCGGCGCTGCGAGTGGACTCCTCGTCGGTTCGGCCGCAGGCTACAATGCAGGCCAGGCTTCCGGATGGGAGGCGCAGAGGAGATACGACATAGCGTATCAGCAGTGCATGTATGCGAAAGGGAATCTTATTCCGGGAGCTGTCACAAGAACGCGCACTACCCACAGAGTGCCGCCGCCTCCTCCACCCCCTGATTACGGCGGTGCGCCGCCGGATTTCGGCTCTTACGGCACCGTACCTCCGGGAGAATAACCGCTCCGCATAAGCGCTCTCACGGGCAGCAATATCTCGGGTGAAGGCATTCACCGAATGTTTTCGGTCCTGAGTCTTATTTCGCACTTCACCGGTTTGAAGGACCGCGGGGAAAGTTCTCTCTTTCTCTCACATTGTCGCGTCGGGAAGAATGAGAATTTCTGACCGTCTCCCTGAGTCTCATTTACATTGTCCCGTCTCCTGTAATACAATGAAGCGTGATTCGATACACGCTTTTTCAGAGCGAGGACAATATCTTGATCCACAAATTGCTCGCAATCTCTTTTCTTCTTTTGTTATTCGGATGCGCGACCGTCCCGCCGGAACAGAACCCTCCGAAAGAGGAACCGAAGTTCGTAGTCAGAACCGACCAGGATAGTATTGAAGTGGGGAAATTACTCTTCGACTCGAGATGCAGAAAATGCCATGATCCCTATAAGGATGTCGGCTTCCCCGTCGGACTGCATGGCATTCTCAAAAAGAAATCTCTCCCGGTGAGCGGGAAGCCCGCCACCCCCGAGAATATCGCGAAGCAGATACGGCATCCGTTTTACGAGATGCCGGAATTTACAGACCTCTCCGACGATGATATCCTCGATTTAATCGCTTACCTGAATACCCTCTAGCTGAACGTTTCTCATAGTTCAACGTATTATTCCTCTTTTTTCGCCGCAGGCCAAGGGACGCCGCCCGGACCCATTCCCTTCATCATATGCAACATGATACCCGCGATGGCCTTTGCCACAGCAGCCTTGATCGGATTAATGTTCGCGTCATAGTAGTAAGCCTTGCCAAGATGAAACGCATGGTCCGCCGGTAAATAGTGCCGGCATTCGTGGTATGCCCTCTGCCTGAGGAGGAAGAGGACAAGGCTGCGCATCGTGGGCGAAGGCAGAGACTTTTCCAGGCAGGCCCGGTAGAACTCTTTGGCGGCAGCATCGATGGCGCGTTCCTTCTTTGCGACAGTGCGTTCAGTCTGAGGCCAGGGCGGCGTCGCGATCCCCAGCTCGTGGACGACCCGGGAGCCACCGAGTGCGTTTCCCAGGAACGATAGCGCCGCCTTAGGGCTGTCGCCTCCGGTGTTCACCACGGTCAGCACCTTCTGGCGGTGGAAGCGCGGCCGGTGATTCGAGTAGGCGAACCGGTCGATGAAATTCTTCATAAGCCCGCTGACATTGAGCACGTACATCGGCGATGAGAGGATGACTCCGTCGGCAGCAAGCAGTTTTTGCTCAATCGCGGCTCGATCATCCTGAAGCGGGCATCTCTCCTCGCCCTTTGCCATGCACGTATAGCAGCCGGTGCACTGCCTGAGGTTCGCATCCTTCAGGAAGAGGTACTCGAACTCGATGTCGCCCATCGCTTTCATCCTATGTTCGATCATCTTCACGATCCTATGGCCTGAGCCCCTTCCCTTGGGGCTGCCCATGATCACCAGTATATTCATGCCCTGTCTCCCAGTCGGGCGCAACCTGCCCGGCAATGATATTGCGTCTGCAAATCAGCGACTACGCTTGCCTTGAAAGGCTATCTACCTTGGGCCGTTGCGAAGTGATCTTCGACCGTCTCATCAAGCCGGATGTAAACTCGTATGATTCCTCCAGGCTCGAGAAAATATGACGTAAAGAGAACATCACTGAGTCCATACGCCAAAGGATAATACAGTGGTCGAATCTCGTAGCCTATGGTTATTCCTACGGGATCCAGTATCTTACTCACTCTCGCCTGTTTATAGTCAGGATTCTTACTGCCGACAAATGCAAGGGCAATTGGAAAGGCATACTGACCGCTGACATTCCTCCACACGCTGTAATAAAAGTCTGGCACGTAGGGTTCTATGAAATATCCGGTTCCCTCCAGGCTAAGAAAGCCCAATGTTCTAAGGCTATCATATTGTCCTTCACTGTAGAGTATAAGAGTATATAGACCATTTATCTCCCGAACATCTTGCACCCTTTCTGTCCTCAGTGCTATTCCTCCAGCACAACCACACGCAATGGAAAGCACCCCCATCAAAAAAACAGCCATGATGAATTTCGTCTTACGAATCCTCAATACACTTTTGACGTGCCTGCACCTCGGCGCACATGTCGTCAGTAGATACACTATCCACGAGCTTTCAATTTTAGGCCTGCAGTCCCTTGATTGCATTACACCCTTTTTTCGAGCTGACGCGATCACCGTTTTGTTTTAATTGTAGCATACACATGAATGTGGCTGACTGTAGCATACCAGAACGGTCTCAAATACTCAGCGTTTGTGACTTTGGATAACTCAGGAGACGTTATTAATTTTGTCTCGTGTGAATCTCAATCGCTTGATTTTCATCAAACCTATTCTTGTATGTAGTACAAAAGGAACTTCTCGAATTGAAGTTACTATTGAAAAATAATGCCTGCGCTATGATGGTCTGAGGTCAGGCAGGAGGGGAGTCGATAGTCATCAAGATTTGCAACTCGCGTGACTTCCATATGCGAGAGGCGAAAAGGAGGGGCGGCAAACTCCCGCCCCTCCTTTTCGCGACAAAGCTGGAGCACGTTCTTACTTGGCTTTCTTCTCCGACATGATCATAATCTCGACCGCGGTAGATTTTCCGTCTTTTTCATTAAACTTCACTTTCACATTTTGCCCTGACTTAAGATCGTTGAAGGTTTTCGTTTGCTTGTCCATGCTTATCTTTGTCATGTCGTTTGTTGCGAACGTCACGTCACCCTTCCACCTGTTGTCGGCCGCCGCTTTTACCCCTTCAATAGAATGCACGGTCACCGTCTTGGCTCCTGCATCGATGGAAACCACCGGTCCCTTGAGAGAATACATCTCGTCCGCGGCAATGGCGACAACGGCAAAGGATACTACGATCATCAATACGAAGCCCGTAGCGAGAACTTCTTTCATCTCATTTCACCTCCTTCCTCGGTATCTAATCCGTATTTAGAAGATAACTCTCTGCACGGTTCGTCTCTTCTTTTCGCTTATCCATTCATAATTAAAGGCTATCACACAAAAGCCCCTTGTCAATAGTATTTAGGATACATTCAGATGGCAAATACCATATTCCAGCTTCGTACTGTCCAGAACAGCATTGTGGGGTGCATAACCTGCTGTATTCTGGTGATTTCAAGGAATGATCCGTGGCTTGATTAAGAATACACAAGGTGTTGTAACGGGAAGCGACAAACCCTCTTCGCCTCTCGCTTTTCCTTGTCGATCATTCTTGTACCACTTCAATTGCGATTTTAGACAAAAAAGGCCGATCTTTGCAAAAGTCCAATGAAATAACTCGGAAAAGGCTTCTCTTGCCGCTTTTTCTTCTCTTTATAGGCTTCACTCCGAATGTACGACATTGCTTAGAGCCGCGAACTTTTTTAGATTAAAGCAAGAGATAATCTGAAAAGAAAGGAGGGTAATTATGAAAACACGCGAAAGTTCTTCAGGCGTCTTGACTGCAGTCAGGGTGTCTTACCAGACGGCGAAGATTGACGGCTTGGATATCTTCTACCGGGAAGCGGGGCCGGAGGACGCTTCCACTCTGCTCCTGCTGCATGGGTTCCCGACTAGTTCTCACATGTTTCGCAATTTGATTCCGGCGCTTGCTGACGAGTTCCACCTTATCGCACCGGATTATCCCGGTTTCGGGAACAGCTCAATGCCCTCTGTGGGCGAGTTTGAGTACACATTCGATAATCTGTCCAACGTGATCGAGAAGTTCAGTGATGAAATCGGATTAAAGAGATACACATTATATGTTCAGGACTACGGTGCACCCGTCGGTTTCCGACTGGCTGTCAAGCATCCCAACCGTATAGAGGGGATCGTGGTGCAGAACGGCAATGCATACACCGAGGGAATTGACAACGACTTCTGGAAACCACTCAAGGATTACTGGAACGAAAGGACGGTTCAACGCGAGAAGCCCCTGCGAGGCTTCTTAACCCGTGAAGCCACCATCTGGCAATATACTCATGGCGTTCGTGAGAAGGATGCGATCAGTCCCGACAACTGGAACATCGACCAGCCACTGCTTGAACGACCGGGAAATGCCGAGATCCAGCTTGCCCTTTTCTATAGCTACGGCAGCAATCCAGCACTGTATCCGAAATGGCAGGCTTACTTCCGGGAGCATCAGCCACCGACGCTCATTGTCTGGGGGAAAAACGATCAGATTTTCCCTCCGGCCGGTGCGGAGCCGTACAAGAGAGACCTGGAGAATCTGGAATTTCACCTGCTCGACACCGGACATTTCGCCCTTGAAGAGGACAGCCAGAAGATAGCCGACCTGATGCGAAATTTCCTCAGAAGGAACATTGTGCGATAAGAGATGGGGATTAGACCTCAGGCGCGGTGGCAAATCCTGATCGTACTCTCAATGTTGTTGCGCCCAGAGGAAATTGCGGCCTTCGGGAAGGACCGTTGCCTCTTTTATCGTTGAGACTCTCAGAATACGACTTAGGAGGATGTCTGAAAATTTAGAGAATGTTCTTTAACCTCTATCAAATCTTGTGACGCTGTTGCAAGAGCACCTTGGCAGTTTGAGCTAATTTTGCCGCGGACGTCCCCCGTTTAGAGAAAAATTCGTCTGCTCCGGCATTCATGATCTTCTCTTTGACATCCTGTGTGTCATGTCCGGAACATATTATTACCGGAAGCTCTTTCCATTTTGGGTTTGCCTTTAAGACTGATAGTACTTTAAACCCATCGATTCCTTTCATATAGAGGTCAAGGATTATAAGATCTAACTTCTCTTCTGCAATAAATTTCATAGCTTCTATCCCGTCCATTGCCTCTATAACATCAAATCCTTCTTTACAGAGCGCATTCTTGATCGCCTGCCGAGAAGTGTCGCTGTCCTCGACCAAAAGAACTTTCTTCCTTTCTCTGTCGGACTGGTCAGGCCCTTTTGTTATGCTTTCGATTATTCCCCTAATTTGAGCCTTCTGCTCATCATTCAAGCCAACAAAAGCTACACCCATTCCGATTCCTGGTTGACAATATCGGACCTGTACCTTAAATGTGAACTTCTTTTCTTTAAAAGGAATCGTTAAATCAATCAGACTATTTATTTCATAAGATTGTAGGCCGGAAATGTAAAGACCGCCTTCGCTTATATCCATGCTCGTAGATATTCTTGTGCCGTCCAAGAGAATGTCTTCTCTATAAGGAAATCTCTCGGATCCCCGGCGTTCTTTTTCTCCTGCGTAATCCATCCCATTGATTATACTCTGAGAATAGTAAGCTGGCAATTGAAATTATTGCTTACTATCGCCGCAGTGATTTCCGTTCATAATCCGCAAATCTAATCACAGGCAACGGCTCGGGACGTGCTTGGTAGGCGTGATTCAAGGCGACCGATTCGAGGATGAGTGGATAATAGGATAAGTGGATAATAGTCGTGTCAACTCAGGAAGAAAACTATTTGTGCACCGATACTGCGGGCAGTCCTATCGACGTTAAGAGAAGGGAAAGTGGACGGTAGGGGATTCGAACCCCCGACTTCCACGTTGCGAACGTGGCGCTCTCCCAGCTGAGCTAACCGCCCTATCCCGCGCTGCCTCTCCTTACTCCTGAATAGTTTGCCGCCTCCTGCCCTGCGAAGCCATCCCTATTTTCCCTCTTTCTGCCCTATGCCTGCCTCTGATTGTTTTGCGACGACGACGAGAACATATCTTTCGGGATAGAGGTATTTTCGGGCGACCCTGAGGACGTCCTCCTTTGTTACAGCAGTGATATATGCCGGATACTTCTCGACATAATCGAGACCGAGACCGTAGAATTCGACGGCGGTGAGAAAATCGGCTATCTTCCTGTTCGTGTCGAGCCTTCTCGGAAAGCTTCCTGTCAGATACGACTTGGCATCATCCATCTCCTGCTCAGAAACCGGGACAGACCGCATTTTGTCGATCTGCTTCCGTATTTCGTCTATGACGGTCTTCGCCGACCCGTTTTTTGTCTGGACACGCACCTCAAACAGCCCTCCCTCCTTTTCGGAGTCGAAGAAGCTATGGATGTCATAGGCGAGTCCGAGTTCATCTCTCACGGTCTGCATCAGCCTCGATGAGAACCCTCCGCCCCCGAGGATATAGTTCATGACCGAGACGGCATAGTAATCGGGGTCGCCCCTCCTTATCCCCGAATGCCCGAGGACGATATTTGCCTGAGTGAGGTCACGGTCGATGAGGATCGTCTTCTTCTCACCCAAGGGCTCGAGGGAGGCAGGCCCCCGCGGCACGTCGGCTGCCTTCCATCCGGGAAGGAACCGCTCGATGAGGGCGGTCAACTCGCTGGCGGAGAGATCACCGACGACAGAGAGAATCGCGTTGTTCGGGCGGTAGTATTCGCTGTGGAACCTGACGATATCTTCCCGCGTGATCGCGTCTATCGTCCCGCTGCTCCCGGTTACGAGTCTTCCGTAAGGGAGGTCTCCGAATACGCCCTTCTTGAACGCCTTATCCGCGACAAAGGATGGCTCTTCTTCGCTCTGTCTGAGGCCGCCCTTTATGAGTTCTTTCTGACGACGTATCTCTTCGTCGGGGAATGTCGGGTTGAGCACGATATCGGCAAAGAGTTCGAATCCTCTCTCGATATCCTTTTTCAGGACCGAGAGGGTGACCGTCGTAAAGTCGCTCCCTGCTGAGGCGCCCAGTGAGGCACCCAGGAATTCTGTTTCTTCGCTGACAACAGCGGAGGTGCGCGTCTTTGTCCCTTCGGTGAGGAGTTCCGCGGTGATGTTCGCTAGCCCCGCCTTTTCCGGAGATTCATTGAGCGGGCTCGCCTTCACGAGGAGCGTCACCATTACGATAGGCAGATTATGCCTCTCGACCTGAAGGGTAGTCAATCCGCTAGATAAGACGGTTCTCTTGACGTCAAGGGCATCGAGATTCCCCGCGAAGAAGAATAAGGCGAGCGGGGTGAGCAGAAGGAGGCCCTTCAGCCCTCTCACACCGCCTCTGAGTCTGCCCCTTTCCACTATTTCTTCACCTCTTCCTTTTCCTTTGTCGGGATGAGGATGCCGACAGTCCTGTTCTCTTCGGTCAGGTATTTTACCGCAACCCGCTGGACATCCGAAGGGGTCACCTTTCTTATCCCTTCGAGATAGGTGTCCATGAGTAGCCATCCCCCGAGTATCTCGAAGCCCCCTATCTTCGAAGCCTGCATGTAGAGGGAGTCCTGACTGAAGATGAAGGCAGCCTCGATCTGGTTTTTTGCCTTCTGGATTTCTCGTTCCGAAGGCGGCGTGTTTCTTAACAGCTCAATCTCTCCGTAGAGCGCCTTCTCGACATCGGCGATATCCCGCCCCGGTGCGGCCGTTCCCCAGAAGATCATGAGGAAGGGATCGATGGTCATTCCGTCATAGTCTGCCCCCGTACTCAGGGCAAGGTGCTTCTCATAGACGAGAGAAGTGTAGAGGCGCGAGCTTTTCCCTCCGGAAAGAATCACGCTTAAAACCTCAAGCCCGAAACTGTCTTCATGGGGAATGCCAGGCGTATGGTAGCCGATGAGAACGTAGGGGAGTTCGGCCTCCTTTTTCAGGGAGAGCCTTTTTTCTCCTTCCTGGACCGGCTCTTTCGTGATGTGATGTTCCCCGGGTTCGCCTCTCTTCATAGCACCGAAGGATGCCTCAATTTTCTTCACGGTCTCTCCGGGATTGACATCCCCCGCTATAACGATAAAGGCGTTATCGGGGACGTAATACTTCTTGTAATAGGTATAAAGCTCGTCCCGCTGAAGCGATATGATATCGGACATCCATCCGATGATCGGCCTGCGATAGGGGTGAGCCATGAAGGCGGTAGCATCGAACCTCTCGAACAGGGCATTCTGGGGGTCGTCCTCCGAACGGAGCCTCCGCTCTTCCATGACGACGTTCTTCTCGGCTGCCATCTCCTTCGGGTCGATGATGAGGTTGGTCATCCTGTCAGATTCGAGGTCTATCGAGATGCCGATTCTGTCTGACGCCATAATCTGGAAATACGCGGTATAATCTTTCGTGGTATGGGCATTGTCGATTCCGCCGTTTCTCTGGATGATCCGGGAGAACTCCTTTGAACCGTATTTCTGTGTCCCCTTGAACATCATATGTTCAAGGAGGTGGCTTAATCCCGATTTTCCCGACAGCTCATCCCGCGAACCTACCCGGTACCAAATCTGGAATGTGGCGAGCGGGACTTTGTGGTCTTCGCTGATGAGGATCTTCAGGCCGTTATCGAGGGTATATTCCTTCACCCCGGCCCCTTCTGAAAAAGGCGTCAGCAGGAAAAGACCGATAAGGAAAGCGAACACTGCGTATGATCGTGGCATGACTAGAATATACCAGAAAGGGATGGGCTCTGACAAATAGGCAGCCGATGCATAACCATTACCGTTGGAGTATTATAAGGGTATGCGCCGTCCTCTCAGGACGCTTTCGAATTCCTCCTGAGGACGGCGGCTGGAACGGAGGCATAACGCGATGGTGAGAAAAGGACTTATCTTAAAGATCTTCGACGCCGCAAATATGCAGCGGTGGAACGACAAGATACGGCCGGTAGAGTTGAGGGAACTCGACAAACAGGCCCATAAGATGATGATCGCCTATTTCCTCGGAAAGTTTGAAGAGGGCGAGGAAGGATTCAGCTGGACCGAGATTATCGAGGGAGGTCTCTTTGAATTCCTCCAGCGCCTCGTCATTACCGACCTGAAGCCCCAGATCTTTTACCAGATAGCGCGGGATACGGATAAGTATAGGATGTTGAACGAGTGGGTCTACGGAAAGCTAGAGCCCTTCGTGTCACCCCTTGGAGAAGATTTCTGCAGGAGGTTCCGGGAATATTTCTCGGACGCCGAGGACACGGTGAACAAGAGGATCCTGAAGGCGGCCCACTTCTATGCCACGAAATGGGAGTTCGACATCATAGAGCGTGCGAATCCCGCGGGCTACGAAATCTCCGACATCAAGAAGGATCTCCAGAGCCGCCAGGAAAGATACTACGACCTGAAGGGAATACATCATCTCGCGTTGTACACGCGGCTCAGGAATTTCATAGATCTCTGCGGAGAGCTGAGATTCCAGCTTCGGTGGAGCCATATCCACAGGGTGCCGAAGACATCGGTAATCGGCCATATGCTCATCGTCGCTGTCCTCTCCTACCTCTTTTCTCTCGAAATCGGGGGCTGCCGGAGAAGGTGCGTCAACAACTATTTCACCGGGCTCTTCCATGATCTTCCTGAGGTCCTCACGAGGGACATCATCTCACCGGTGAAGAGATCCGTCGAGGGACTGGACGGCCTCATCAGGGAATACGAGAAGCAACAGATGGACAAGGAGGTCTATGCCCTGATACCGGAAGCGTGGCATCAGGACATGAAGATGTTCACGGAAAATGAATTCTCGGGAATCGTGACGATACACGGGAAGAGGGAAGAAAGGACGTCCGATGAAATCAGCAGGGACTATAACCTAGACGAATTTAATCCGCGGGACGGCCAGCTCGTTAAGGCGGCTGACGAACTCGCCGCATTTGTGGAAGCATACCTCGGCCTAGAAAACGGCATCAAATCCCACGAACTGGAAGAGTGTAAGAACATCTTGAAGGTGAAATACGAGCAGTCGATCGTCGCGGGGATAAAGTTCGGAAAGATCATGGCCGACTTTGAATAAGGGGCGGCGGCCTATTCCTTCCAGACCGTGATCGCGATATCGGGGCACATCTGTGCGCAGAGACAGCAGCCGTTACAGGCATCGGGATTCGCGGCACTCGCGGGGAAATATCCGCTTGCGTTAAATTCCTCATCGATGCGGATGACGCCTTCGGGACAGGCGAGGACACAAAATCTGCAGCCCTTGCAGAGTTCCCGCTCTATGGTGATCTTCCCCTTCATGATTCTCTCCCGAGGAGTTCCCGGGCGTGTTTCCGGGATATATCGGTAACCTTCCCGCTGAGCATCCTCGCTATCTCCTCTTCCCGTTCTTCCCCAGTGGGTATCTTTACTCTAACAGAAACGCCGTCTTTTTTCCGGACCTTCTCTATCACGATGTGGCGGTCGGCCACTGACGCGATCTGGGGAAGGTGGGTAATGCAGAAGACCTGATGTTTTCGGGCGAGGCTTTTCAGTCTCTTCCCGACGAATTCTGCCGTTCTGCCGCCGATGCCGGCATCCACCTCGTCGAATATGAGGACCGGTATCCTGTCCACCTCAGCCAGGGTCTCCTTCAAGGCGAGCATCACCCTCGAAAGTTCTCCTCCTGATGCAGTCCTGCTCAGGGATTTTGGAGGCTCGCCCTCATTGGCAGAAAAGAGGAACTCGATCGAATCCATGCCTGCTGGGGAGAGGGGGGCAGGCCGGATGGCGATCGAGAATTCCGCCTTTTCCATGGCGAGTTCTTTCAGAACGCCCTTGACCGCGGTCTCTATCCTGCCCGATGCCTTCCGCCGCAGATCCGTAAGCAGGGCCGCCTTCTCGCGGAGGTACCTCTCGCGCTCATGGAGGGCGGCCTCGATCTCGCGCACCCGCTCATCGGAAAGGGTGAGACTCTCGAGCTCCTTCTCCGACTTATCGCGGTAACGGAGTATCCCCTCGATATCCTC
Protein-coding sequences here:
- a CDS encoding response regulator; protein product: MDYAGEKERRGSERFPYREDILLDGTRISTSMDISEGGLYISGLQSYEINSLIDLTIPFKEKKFTFKVQVRYCQPGIGMGVAFVGLNDEQKAQIRGIIESITKGPDQSDRERKKVLLVEDSDTSRQAIKNALCKEGFDVIEAMDGIEAMKFIAEEKLDLIILDLYMKGIDGFKVLSVLKANPKWKELPVIICSGHDTQDVKEKIMNAGADEFFSKRGTSAAKLAQTAKVLLQQRHKI
- a CDS encoding flavodoxin family protein, translating into MNILVIMGSPKGRGSGHRIVKMIEHRMKAMGDIEFEYLFLKDANLRQCTGCYTCMAKGEERCPLQDDRAAIEQKLLAADGVILSSPMYVLNVSGLMKNFIDRFAYSNHRPRFHRQKVLTVVNTGGDSPKAALSFLGNALGGSRVVHELGIATPPWPQTERTVAKKERAIDAAAKEFYRACLEKSLPSPTMRSLVLFLLRQRAYHECRHYLPADHAFHLGKAYYYDANINPIKAAVAKAIAGIMLHMMKGMGPGGVPWPAAKKEE
- a CDS encoding ferredoxin family protein; this encodes MKGKITIERELCKGCRFCVLACPEGVIRIDEEFNASGYFPASAANPDACNGCCLCAQMCPDIAITVWKE
- a CDS encoding pitrilysin family protein — translated: MKEYTLDNGLKILISEDHKVPLATFQIWYRVGSRDELSGKSGLSHLLEHMMFKGTQKYGSKEFSRIIQRNGGIDNAHTTKDYTAYFQIMASDRIGISIDLESDRMTNLIIDPKEMAAEKNVVMEERRLRSEDDPQNALFERFDATAFMAHPYRRPIIGWMSDIISLQRDELYTYYKKYYVPDNAFIVIAGDVNPGETVKKIEASFGAMKRGEPGEHHITKEPVQEGEKRLSLKKEAELPYVLIGYHTPGIPHEDSFGLEVLSVILSGGKSSRLYTSLVYEKHLALSTGADYDGMTIDPFLMIFWGTAAPGRDIADVEKALYGEIELLRNTPPSEREIQKAKNQIEAAFIFSQDSLYMQASKIGGFEILGGWLLMDTYLEGIRKVTPSDVQRVAVKYLTEENRTVGILIPTKEKEEVKK
- a CDS encoding pitrilysin family protein, which produces MERGRLRGGVRGLKGLLLLTPLALFFFAGNLDALDVKRTVLSSGLTTLQVERHNLPIVMVTLLVKASPLNESPEKAGLANITAELLTEGTKTRTSAVVSEETEFLGASLGASAGSDFTTVTLSVLKKDIERGFELFADIVLNPTFPDEEIRRQKELIKGGLRQSEEEPSFVADKAFKKGVFGDLPYGRLVTGSSGTIDAITREDIVRFHSEYYRPNNAILSVVGDLSASELTALIERFLPGWKAADVPRGPASLEPLGEKKTILIDRDLTQANIVLGHSGIRRGDPDYYAVSVMNYILGGGGFSSRLMQTVRDELGLAYDIHSFFDSEKEGGLFEVRVQTKNGSAKTVIDEIRKQIDKMRSVPVSEQEMDDAKSYLTGSFPRRLDTNRKIADFLTAVEFYGLGLDYVEKYPAYITAVTKEDVLRVARKYLYPERYVLVVVAKQSEAGIGQKEGK
- a CDS encoding cytochrome c, with the protein product MIHKLLAISFLLLLFGCATVPPEQNPPKEEPKFVVRTDQDSIEVGKLLFDSRCRKCHDPYKDVGFPVGLHGILKKKSLPVSGKPATPENIAKQIRHPFYEMPEFTDLSDDDILDLIAYLNTL
- a CDS encoding alpha/beta hydrolase — protein: MKTRESSSGVLTAVRVSYQTAKIDGLDIFYREAGPEDASTLLLLHGFPTSSHMFRNLIPALADEFHLIAPDYPGFGNSSMPSVGEFEYTFDNLSNVIEKFSDEIGLKRYTLYVQDYGAPVGFRLAVKHPNRIEGIVVQNGNAYTEGIDNDFWKPLKDYWNERTVQREKPLRGFLTREATIWQYTHGVREKDAISPDNWNIDQPLLERPGNAEIQLALFYSYGSNPALYPKWQAYFREHQPPTLIVWGKNDQIFPPAGAEPYKRDLENLEFHLLDTGHFALEEDSQKIADLMRNFLRRNIVR
- a CDS encoding YMGG-like glycine zipper-containing protein produces the protein LGGCATLPTGPSVMVLPPQDKPFEVFQAEDASCRQWAAQQIGISPQETANQNTAQGAAGGALVGAGLGAAIGAASGAAGVGAAIGAASGLLVGSAAGYNAGQASGWEAQRRYDIAYQQCMYAKGNLIPGAVTRTRTTHRVPPPPPPPDYGGAPPDFGSYGTVPPGE
- a CDS encoding HD domain-containing protein, with translation MVRKGLILKIFDAANMQRWNDKIRPVELRELDKQAHKMMIAYFLGKFEEGEEGFSWTEIIEGGLFEFLQRLVITDLKPQIFYQIARDTDKYRMLNEWVYGKLEPFVSPLGEDFCRRFREYFSDAEDTVNKRILKAAHFYATKWEFDIIERANPAGYEISDIKKDLQSRQERYYDLKGIHHLALYTRLRNFIDLCGELRFQLRWSHIHRVPKTSVIGHMLIVAVLSYLFSLEIGGCRRRCVNNYFTGLFHDLPEVLTRDIISPVKRSVEGLDGLIREYEKQQMDKEVYALIPEAWHQDMKMFTENEFSGIVTIHGKREERTSDEISRDYNLDEFNPRDGQLVKAADELAAFVEAYLGLENGIKSHELEECKNILKVKYEQSIVAGIKFGKIMADFE